CTCCTTCAGATGTTTGTAATAAAATTTGGCCATGATAATACACTTTTAATCTCACCCTATCATCCATGATaatagagaagaagagaaaaacagAGGTGAGCTTGAGAGATTTGGAGAacggaagaagaggaagatgaattGGGCTGCTTAGCTTGGGTtgggtatatatatattaaactGAAATCGGACTGTCCGACCGCTTTCATGGtgattcaaatttttttgaacaaTAAAATCGAACAATCCGATTAGTGAACGGTTCGCCCAAAAAAAAAGAACCCAGAAATCGCTGAGTCCGATTTGAGTGCCTTGCCAAATTCTTtggacaaaaaaaatttaccatctatgcatgaaattgGTGGGTCCGATTTATGTCCCCTTTCAGCTACaagaaatcggaccgtccgatttctcTCCGTCACCTAAACGCCGTCACAACAGTGTAAAATTCCCATAAGTTCCATAAGCCGACGTTACACCAAAcatggtaaaaaaaaaagagtaattaCCTAAATCAGTCCTCGAGAATTTTAAAATCGGACATTTTAGTCcccgaaaaaaattaatacccAAATCAGTCCCCATGGTTTATCTCCGGCGGCCAAAACAATCCCCAGACCCATTTCTCCATTTTATGCCACCGGAAAAAGCTGAAGTGGCACAGTTACTCTCCAGCGTGTCCAGCAATAAGAACAGGTGTCATACAAGGACAAATTAGTCCCCAACCATGTTATGAAAACAGCGCCATTTAAGGATTGGTTCGTTTAAGTGGGAAACACAAGGTCGCGCTTCTTCTCCTCTACCTCAACCCCTCTATACTTGAACAGAAACGTCTTCTTCGTTGAACCTTTTGGAACCCTAATTTATCAGCAGCTGCAATGACACCAAGCAAAGGAAGCTCGTCGTCTTCGAATCGCCATGGTGGGAGACTCGGCGGTGGCCATAGTTGTAGCGTTATCGGAGACGGTGACATCAGCAGCCTAAGCAAAGTTGAAATCCCCAAAGGGCAATACCCAAAATGTCTATGCGGTTTGTATGCAATAATCTCTACTTTAAGGACTCATGAAAATTCGGGTAGACTATTTTTTGGATGCCCACTATATAAGGTAAACAATTGTAGGATTTcgaataatttatattttataagaaTTGTGTTGAAGAGCTATTTTTGTGTGTTGAGCAGGAAAAGTTATCTCATTGCAAGTTCTTTGCATGGGTTGACAAGATTTTTGACATTAAGTTGAGGAATGATGACTCGGTGAAGAATGTAACCATGGGTCGTGGTAAGATTGCTGCTGATATTTTACCCATGTATAATACCAATGATGCTGGTTTGGAACACAAACTGATGGAGTTGCAAAATAGAATTGATTTGTTAGAGCTTCAGAAAAATGTAGTCCCAAAAGCTGAGGGCAAGAGTAAATGTACGAATGTAGTACTTGTTATCATGTTCTTTGCAATGTTAGTGTTTATTTTGTCAGTAACAATAGCTATTTTGTAAGTTATATCTTAGTATTAAGAGTTCACTGAAACCTGTATGtaaatttgtatgctttttttGTGATCTAAATGCTtgtgagaagaagaaaatttatGCAATATATCAGCTTTAAAGTTTTATTCCAAAATTGTTTGGTTGATGACCTTTATGAATCCAAACAGAAAATCATATTGCTATGTCATGTAGTAAAatgaataatgaaagaaaaaagcAACAGCACCATTACTTATAAGTTCAATAACAAGTAGCATGAAATGAATAATGAAAAAAACAACAACACCATTACTTATAAGAGCAAATATATTGCTTTAAGGTCAAATAGCAACTTCAAATCATAGAATGCAAGTCACAGATTCGacctaataaaaataacataactGTCATAATAGCAACTTAAACTAAAGTTAGAATTCGGCTATACATGAGCCGAAACATAATTCACAAAAAAAGTTTCATCCACACTACTCCATCTCAATCTGTAAATTAAGAGTATTTCAAGTTTAGGTCCATCAACTTGAAAGCTCATTACCAAAATACAAACCAAACTATTACATCAAAAAGCATAATCATTTGTCTTCATTCACTTCTGTCTCGGATGCTTGAACCCAGGATTTGGAATAAACTGGAACATCCTTGATGTAGTACCCTCACATGCCGCTGCAATTGTTTCTACCGAGACGCATTGACTTGGTCTAGGTGGAGGAATATGAGGTGGAGTGCTAGACTGGACTGGTGCAGGATATTGTGGTCTAATGATAGGCTGCTTGGCCCTTGCACTTTGGAGAATTGTCGCTCTAGAATTTGCTGCACCCTGTAATAAAGAAGATAGCATATGCATAGAGTAAACAAATTTATGGTAGCAAGTCTAACAGTGCAGTAACACAAATTACATATCTTTACATTTAGCTTTTCACTCACCATACTAGACACAAAACCTGGTGCATTAGCTGCGGGCTGAGTTGAATTAGCATGATCGACCATATtctaaaataatgaaaaaattagCCAAATAGAAATCCAAATTGGTCCTTGTGGAATTTAAAAAAAGACATATAAGTCcccaatattttttaaagtattCACCTAAGTCCCTATAGAAGCCTTAAAAACTCAATTTAACAATCGCGAGCAACAATTAACAGGTTATTTATGGTGGTTTACCTGCACCTGGGATGCTGATTGTGAGAAATGTATCTCATCTGCAGGTTGGTTTGATGTTCCAGGATTTGCACCAGCCATTGTCTTTCTTCTATTTGGATTAGTTGGACGTCTAGTTGTTGCTGCTGGAGGTCCTTTGCAAGTCTTGTAATTATGGCCAACCTTTCCACACTTGCTACAAGTAACTCGAAATGTCTTCTTAACTTTGTTGCTGTCAGTTCTGCTCACTTCAGTCTCGGATgactcttttcttcttctcttgacGGGTCTGCCAACTGGCCTCTTTAGCTTTGGGGGAATAGGTTTCAGATAATTTGTCTTCTCCCAGTATTCCTCAGAATTAACAGGTTGTATGCAATGTTGGTACGTTGCTATTGCTGCCCCAATCTTAAGCAGAGGGTGGACATATGTCTCAGGTCTATCACCCCTTCTAGCTATGGCAGCAAGTGCATGAACGCAAGAAAGACCTACAATTGCAGATGTATTTAGCAATATACAAGTGTAATTTAACAATTGTAAATTAACACGCAAAATATAGTGAGTATACCGGTTAATTGCCAAGTATTGCATGTACATTTGTTTGTAGACAGGTTGACAGAAAGCTTCTTGGAGCCTTGTTGAACCTCGAAGACTCTCCTTTCATCGTCACCAACCCAAACTGGCTGCCAATATCTAACATCCTTCATAATGTCATCAAGCCTTTTTTGTTGAGTGGGTGCGATCTCAGTTCCGATGTGTGTCTTCAATACTTGTTTGTACTTGGTCATCCGTCGCATGATATAGCACCGAAGCTCCTCACACATTGTAAGAATTGGTTTTGACCGGTAGTTCACTATTTTTGCGTTCCAAACCTCACACATGTTATTGGTGAGGTTGTCACACTTTGGTCCGTGACTGAAGTGAGCTTTGGTCCAGCAAGCAGGCTCAAATTTTACAATGTGCTCAAACAGTCTCTTCAGTCACAGCAGCTTCATTCACATTGTGCTCACCCGAAACATTACTTTGCTCCTTTGGCTTTCTTGGCTTTTTAATCCTCTCCACCCCATGTTCACAATTGCATCTAACCCTCCTTTGATCATTCTTTATGTACCTAATTTTTCTCCCCTAAAAAATTACATGATCCTTAAGAGCATTCTTAAAACTTTCAATTGTGACAAACTCCATTCCCAACTCAAAGTTTACCTCCCCAAATCCAATACCTTCattaaattgaggaaattca
This sequence is a window from Arachis stenosperma cultivar V10309 chromosome 10, arast.V10309.gnm1.PFL2, whole genome shotgun sequence. Protein-coding genes within it:
- the LOC130955373 gene encoding uncharacterized protein At4g04775-like — its product is MTPSKGSSSSSNRHGGRLGGGHSCSVIGDGDISSLSKVEIPKGQYPKCLCGLYAIISTLRTHENSGRLFFGCPLYKEKLSHCKFFAWVDKIFDIKLRNDDSVKNVTMGRGKIAADILPMYNTNDAGLEHKLMELQNRIDLLELQKNVVPKAEGKSKCTNVVLVIMFFAMLVFILSVTIAIL